The following proteins are encoded in a genomic region of Chloroflexota bacterium:
- a CDS encoding glutamine amidotransferase, whose translation MQLTIGHLYPDIMNIYADRGNIIALVRRAQWRGLAIELHNLCISDTLNGQSWDILFIGGGQDREQLMICDDLQKIKGPYIREAVEAGTVLLSICGGYQLMGKYFRTSSGLTLPGIELFDVWTVAGDKRRIGDVIVECTFSGEKRTLVGFENHSGKTYLGSGARPLGRILFGWGNNAEDRSEGTIYKNAYGTYLHGSLLPKNPWFTDHLLLTALRHRYGDAVELRPLDDSLEYQAHKAVIQRIRQRGRLNTGAI comes from the coding sequence ATGCAACTGACAATCGGCCATCTCTATCCGGATATAATGAACATCTACGCTGATCGAGGCAACATCATTGCCCTTGTCCGCCGTGCCCAATGGCGTGGGCTAGCTATCGAGCTGCACAACCTATGCATCAGTGATACCCTAAACGGGCAGTCTTGGGACATCCTTTTCATCGGTGGCGGACAGGATAGAGAGCAGCTGATGATCTGCGATGACCTCCAGAAAATCAAGGGTCCATATATCCGTGAGGCCGTAGAAGCTGGAACCGTGCTCCTAAGCATCTGTGGGGGATACCAATTAATGGGCAAGTACTTTAGAACTAGTTCGGGATTGACCCTGCCCGGCATCGAACTCTTCGATGTCTGGACAGTTGCTGGCGACAAGCGGCGCATTGGAGACGTCATTGTTGAGTGCACCTTCAGCGGTGAGAAACGTACCCTTGTTGGCTTTGAAAACCACAGTGGTAAGACCTATCTCGGTTCGGGGGCTCGCCCGCTCGGCCGCATTTTGTTCGGATGGGGGAATAATGCCGAGGACAGGTCAGAAGGGACGATCTACAAGAACGCCTATGGCACGTATCTGCACGGCTCACTTCTCCCTAAGAACCCTTGGTTCACTGACCATCTCCTCCTTACGGCCCTCCGCCATCGTTATGGCGATGCAGTTGAGCTCCGCCCACTGGATGATAGCCTCGAATATCAGGCTCATAAGGCTGTAATTCAACGCATCCGCCAACGAGGGCGGCTCAATACTGGAGCGATCTAG
- the murJ gene encoding murein biosynthesis integral membrane protein MurJ, which yields MREPSSISPAPTKRSEDIGLHMARSTRDLAGAAFIMMMAFVLSRLTGLVRDMVIGHQFGTSGEYAAYLAAMRIPDFVFQVIAGGAVSSAFIPVFTAYLTRRDAEACWRMVSSLFNLALLVLTPIIIVLMIAAPQIIALIAPGFDVHLHDLATGMTRILLVMPILFSLGGFATSILNSYQRFLLAALAPTTYNLGIILGASLLAQPLGIYGLATGAALGSCLYLLIQIPGLIQVGLVYRPILDIDHPGVREVTRLMLPRMLGLAVGQVNFVVNLILASGMAERYAALNYAWLLTMLPLGIFAMAISTAVFPTLADQTAREQMGEMKRTLSTSLRLILYLTLPASIGLIVLRVPIIRLLFERGEFTSVSTEATAFALQFYAVGLSAQAAVEIVTRAFYVLHDTRTPVLIGTGAMLINAVLSIILVHYLAQGGLALAASLASIGEVIVLFTMAQRRLQGIDEQRIFHSLLKTLTSALLMGGAVWSLTTYLSAYLNSSLLLDQVVLVGMVITFGAIVHFSVSWLLGSEEPRQLYHLLFVRLTAKDKT from the coding sequence ATGAGGGAGCCATCTTCGATCTCCCCAGCCCCTACCAAGAGAAGCGAGGACATCGGTCTACATATGGCCCGATCTACAAGGGACCTGGCTGGAGCAGCCTTCATTATGATGATGGCCTTCGTTTTAAGCCGTCTGACCGGTCTGGTCCGGGATATGGTGATCGGACACCAGTTTGGCACCAGTGGTGAGTACGCCGCCTACCTCGCCGCTATGCGCATTCCAGACTTCGTCTTCCAGGTTATAGCCGGAGGGGCCGTCAGTTCAGCCTTCATCCCTGTGTTCACCGCCTACCTCACCAGAAGAGATGCTGAGGCATGCTGGCGTATGGTGAGCTCCCTCTTCAACCTGGCCCTTTTGGTACTAACGCCCATTATCATCGTACTGATGATTGCAGCTCCTCAGATCATCGCCTTGATCGCCCCCGGTTTCGACGTCCACTTGCACGACCTGGCCACCGGTATGACCCGCATCCTGCTGGTAATGCCCATCCTCTTCTCCCTGGGAGGATTCGCCACCAGCATCCTTAACTCCTACCAGCGTTTCCTCCTGGCCGCTTTAGCACCCACCACTTATAATCTGGGGATCATCCTGGGGGCCAGCCTGCTCGCACAGCCCCTTGGTATATACGGACTGGCCACCGGAGCCGCCCTGGGGTCATGTCTTTACCTGCTCATCCAAATTCCCGGGTTGATTCAGGTTGGGCTTGTCTATCGCCCCATCCTGGACATCGACCACCCGGGCGTAAGAGAAGTGACCAGACTGATGCTCCCACGTATGCTCGGTCTGGCTGTGGGCCAGGTGAATTTCGTCGTTAATCTCATCCTGGCCTCAGGCATGGCCGAGCGCTATGCTGCCCTGAATTACGCCTGGTTGTTGACGATGCTTCCCTTGGGCATCTTCGCTATGGCTATCTCCACCGCCGTCTTTCCGACCCTGGCTGATCAGACAGCCAGGGAACAGATGGGGGAGATGAAGCGAACACTCTCCACATCCCTGCGATTGATACTTTATCTGACCCTGCCGGCCAGCATTGGCCTGATCGTGTTGCGAGTGCCAATTATCAGGCTATTATTCGAGCGAGGAGAATTCACTTCTGTCTCGACCGAAGCCACTGCTTTTGCTCTCCAGTTCTATGCTGTAGGCCTCTCCGCCCAGGCCGCTGTAGAGATCGTCACCCGCGCCTTCTACGTTCTCCATGACACACGCACCCCCGTGCTGATTGGCACGGGGGCCATGCTGATCAACGCCGTGTTGAGCATAATTCTGGTTCATTACCTAGCCCAGGGCGGGCTCGCCCTGGCTGCCTCCCTCGCTAGCATCGGAGAGGTGATCGTCCTGTTCACTATGGCCCAACGACGTCTCCAGGGAATAGATGAGCAGCGAATCTTCCATTCGCTGCTCAAGACTCTAACCTCCGCGCTGCTAATGGGCGGTGCTGTCTGGTCGCTAACTACCTATTTGTCCGCCTACCTGAATTCCTCCCTCTTACTCGACCAGGTCGTCCTTGTCGGTATGGTCATCACCTTTGGGGCAATCGTTCATTTCTCCGTTTCATGGCTTCTCGGCTCAGAAGAGCCCAGGCAACTCTACCACTTACTGTTCGTTCGCCTGACTGCAAAAGATAAGACGTAG
- a CDS encoding ATP-dependent 6-phosphofructokinase has protein sequence MKRIGVLCGGGDSSAINAGIRAILRRCEDHGWSVVGIGHGWRGLITPEIVPLTLDAVEGSVNTGGTILGTSRTNPFRIEGGPQKVMDNVRVAGLDALIIFGGDDTLTVAHRLAEYGLRAVGLPQTVDNDINGTDYSIGFDTAVNNDVDAIQRMVSSNIAHEAWMLVEVMGREAGWIAVATALATAADAVLVPEEPADLEALCAMIKRKEQQGRKHGLIIVSEGVTIGGLPAGLELKQVDAFGHAKLGGVAYHLADLIEQQIGVRPRVNVLGYIQRGGPPTVFDAILSVRLSTAAVDLVAEGRFNVMVGLVGNKVSTVPLVEAIGANRKVDMEMYRLAKGLGALGVR, from the coding sequence GTGAAACGCATTGGAGTACTCTGTGGTGGTGGCGATTCCTCCGCCATCAATGCCGGCATCCGGGCCATACTTAGGCGGTGCGAGGATCACGGTTGGTCGGTGGTGGGCATTGGTCACGGTTGGAGGGGATTGATCACCCCAGAGATCGTGCCTCTTACGTTGGATGCTGTAGAAGGAAGCGTCAATACCGGAGGGACGATCCTCGGAACATCACGTACGAATCCATTTCGCATCGAGGGTGGTCCTCAAAAGGTGATGGATAATGTCAGAGTGGCTGGCCTTGATGCGCTTATCATTTTTGGGGGAGACGATACACTGACAGTTGCCCATAGGTTGGCCGAATACGGTTTGCGTGCAGTCGGTCTACCCCAAACGGTTGATAATGACATCAATGGTACCGATTATTCGATCGGCTTTGACACGGCGGTGAATAATGACGTGGATGCCATTCAAAGGATGGTCTCTTCGAATATCGCCCACGAAGCGTGGATGCTTGTGGAGGTCATGGGTCGGGAAGCCGGCTGGATTGCTGTAGCCACGGCTCTGGCTACGGCCGCCGATGCGGTATTGGTTCCGGAGGAACCAGCGGATCTTGAGGCGCTTTGTGCTATGATCAAACGGAAAGAGCAGCAAGGCCGGAAACACGGCCTCATCATCGTCTCTGAAGGTGTCACGATAGGGGGCTTGCCGGCTGGCCTGGAGTTGAAGCAGGTGGATGCCTTTGGCCACGCCAAGCTGGGTGGGGTGGCTTACCACTTGGCTGATCTCATCGAACAGCAGATAGGGGTCCGCCCACGGGTCAACGTTCTGGGCTACATTCAAAGAGGGGGGCCCCCGACTGTGTTCGATGCTATCCTCTCTGTTCGTTTAAGTACAGCCGCCGTTGATTTGGTAGCTGAGGGCAGGTTTAATGTTATGGTCGGGCTGGTGGGCAACAAGGTGAGTACGGTTCCTCTGGTCGAGGCCATCGGAGCGAACCGGAAGGTGGATATGGAGATGTACAGGCTGGCCAAGGGCTTGGGGGCACTGGGAGTTCGTTGA
- a CDS encoding Trm112 family protein, whose translation MISQELLDILVCPACKTRVVLEGERLVCQGCGRRYPIREGIPVMLIDEAEMPSQED comes from the coding sequence ATGATCAGTCAGGAGCTGCTGGATATACTGGTCTGTCCAGCCTGCAAAACACGCGTTGTCTTAGAGGGTGAGCGCCTGGTGTGCCAGGGATGTGGGCGCCGCTATCCTATCCGAGAGGGAATACCAGTGATGCTCATTGATGAGGCGGAAATGCCCTCTCAAGAGGATTAG